From Rutidosis leptorrhynchoides isolate AG116_Rl617_1_P2 chromosome 3, CSIRO_AGI_Rlap_v1, whole genome shotgun sequence, a single genomic window includes:
- the LOC139902232 gene encoding cytochrome P450 76C1-like: MVQLNSNELNTMAVATILIVTLTILWLYKLTLSSSKSSLPPGPRSLPIIGYLPFLTGDFQKQIVDMAYTYGPIFKFHLGSKLYVVINAPELVKVVVRDQDKVFSNRDVTIAGTVVSYGCQDLAFCSYNSNWRNLRKIFVHELLSNKSLEASCSFRADEIRKTIKNVYGNIGKEVNISDISFLTEMNVLTSMVWENTSLKGAKGIHLLKDLHMVSSNITDTIGLPNLSDIFPSLARFDLQGIERKMKKTHDKMDEILTNIIEDRVKYNSKKSQDGDGHEGKKDFLQILLDLMDQNEKVSLSITNLKALLLDTMLAGTETTATLIEWAMAEIIKNHNVMKLVQEELTQVVGANNIVEESHISKLEYLDATIKETHRLHPMVPFLVPRTPSKDCEVGGYTVPKGCCVFLNVYSIHRDPRYWDNPLEFNPERFLTNKYDYKGNNLKFFPFGSGRRICAGIPLAEKMTTLILASLLHSFDWSLPKGIKEPDLSEKMGFTLRKSKPLLAIPSQRLSDASLYN; the protein is encoded by the exons ATGGTACAACTAAACAGCAATGAGCTTAACACTATGGCAGTTGCCACCATTTTAATAGTCACTTTGACTATTTTATGGTTGTACAAGTTGACGCTTTCGAGCTCCAAATCGTCATTGCCACCAGGTCCGCGTTCGTTGCCAATTATTGGCTACCTTCCATTTCTAACTGGCGACTTTCAGAAACAGATCGTCGACATGGCTTACACTTACGGTCCCATCTTCAAATTCCATTTGGGATCCAAGCTTTACGTGGTGATAAACGCACCGGAATTAGTAAAGGTTGTGGTTCGTGATCAAGACAAGGTCTTTTCAAACCGAGATGTTACGATAGCTGGAACTGTTGTATCTTATGGATGTCAAGATTTAGCATTTTGTAGTTATAACTCTAATTGGCGAAACCTTCGTAAGATTTTTGTTCATGAGCTTTTAAGCAACAAAAGTCTCGAAGCGTCCTGTTCTTTCAGAGCGGATGAAATTAGAAAAACTATCAAAAATGTTTATGGTAACATTGGTAAAGAAGTAAACATTAGTGATATAAGTTTCTTGACCGAAATGAATGTCTTGACTAGCATGGTTTGGGAAAATACATCACTTAAAGGTGCAAAAGGTATTCATCTTTTAAAAGATTTACATATGGTGTCTTCAAACATCACTGATACTATCGGACTACCAAATTTGTCTGATATCTTTCCAAGTCTTGCGCGGTTTGATCTTCAAGGTATCGAGCGCAAAATGAAGAAGACTCACGATAAAATGGATGAGATTTTAACAAACATTATTGAAGATCGGGTCAAATATAACTCAAAAAAATCACAAGATGGAGATGGGCATGAAGGGAAGAAAGATTTCTTACAAATATTATTAGATCTCATGGACCAAAATGAAAAAGTATCACTTAGCATCACCAACTTAAAGGCACTTCTTTTG GACACTATGCTTGCAGGGACAGAAACAACGGCGACGCTTATAGAATGGGCAATGGCAGAAATAATAAAAAATCATAATGTGATGAAACTAGTACAAGAGGAATTAACACAAGTTGTAGGAGCAAACAACATAGTAGAAGAATCCCATATCTCTAAACTAGAATACCTAGATGCAACTATTAAAGAAACGCATAGGTTGCACCCTATGGTCCCTTTCCTAGTGCCACGAACCCCAAGCAAGGATTGCGAAGTAGGTGGATACACCGTCCCAAAGGGTTGTTGCGTATTTTTGAATGTTTATTCAATCCATCGAGATCCTCGATACTGGGACAATCCCTTGGAATTCAATCCCGAGAGGTTCTTGACAAACAAATATGATTACAAGGGAAATAATTTGAAGTTTTTTCCATTTGGATCGGGAAGAAGAATCTGTGCAGGTATTCCATTAGCCGAAAAAATGACAACGCTCATCTTGGCTTCGCTCTTGCACTCGTTTGATTGGAGCTTGCCAAAGGGTATCAAAGAACCCGACCTTTCAGAAAAGATGGGCTTTACACTAAGGAAAAGCAAACCACTCTTGGCTATTCCGTCTCAAAGGTTGTCCGACGCGAGCCTTTATAATTAG